In a genomic window of Mercenaria mercenaria strain notata chromosome 19, MADL_Memer_1, whole genome shotgun sequence:
- the LOC123542324 gene encoding uncharacterized protein LOC123542324, whose protein sequence is MLLKQEGLLHKGPEFCQAVKFVIKLQISTLLQQLAESGEESVVLTANVLEGTADHLGSNRGAGFLEDHEQLQKQFLSYCAETRRLSVDEEADNLPPRSSLSDNNLLSPTLVSSVSPYHRSEPVRSRYDRESSTSDSVFSPDRRKSSASSKSLDEDVAMLTSQEYSDTPRSLSDSSTNWPPDTSGVSLDTGDRGAGLRYGINRSPTCRTAELSDRLKHTSKSPMSDSVENIKHITLSSPSEFQYRKYHHQHSGNYPTVSAGAYDPQRLPPMFEFSKPAQFPASAGSEENSLSYSSKSNSGIATTMSSTTEEEMSEISPGNAGQSGTGVKLAYSSESSPNTANTTEAVFSPYVMYKVPFSNYSDRGIRQRTSSENYKQGYEEEGGENKYKSQYPTQDGAQGSQSETETYCGAESREYQSELGEIYRLPKKLESKMYKQSSSVRKHPKSGTERRSSETLSVHSFESSSSQSVIHVKDEDTSTGDTVKSPDVISQSEISKSFEEAVKIQQSIFHSSLGLFSPLQRQFLQPTRPCPQRERSQSLSDFHTLTSPEMVTHVGRARFPSSSYAENLDTPLVIDDDSKTEGDTREGLDLSNKKRKMSVDDIYTSAADDQMEAAGVNVPANQNEEQEYERLMQAQSGGATGRDDSSSGSTKKYGKGNFIKVATGYQCRICCRVIRHMNNTTAHMRIHANVKPYKCQVCNQQFKYEVDRRYHFSKNHVDLFSKMYFPEEKKSG, encoded by the exons ttgcagcagCTCGCAGAGTCCGGAGAGGAATCAGTGGTCCTAACTGCCAATGTCTTAGAAGGGACAGCAGATCACCTTGGATCCAACCGAGGGGCAGGGTTCCTTGAAGATCATGAACAGCTTCAGAAACAATTTCTCTCTTACTGTGCAG aaaCTAGAAGACTTTCAGTTGACGAAGAAGCTGATAATCTACCTCCGCGAAGTTCATTAAGTGATAATAATTTACTCTCCCCTACTCTTGTATCTTCTGTGTCACCATATCATAGA TCTGAGCCAGTGAGAAGCAGATATGACAGGGAGAGCAGTACCTCAGACTCAGTTTTCTCCCCTGATCGACGGAAGAGTTCTGCAAGCTCAAAGAGTTTGGACGAGGATGTGGCGATGCTTACGAGTCAGGAATATTCTGATACTCCACGATCTCTCAGTGATTCATCGACAAATTGGCCTCCCGATACATCTGGAGTCTCATTGGATACTGGTGACAGAGGGGCGGGGCTTAGATACGGTATAAATAGAAGTCCCACCTGCAGAACAGCTGAATTGTCAGATAGGTTGAAACATACATCAAAGAGCCCTATGAGTGATAGTGTggaaaatatcaaacatattACATTATCTAGTCCGTCTGAATTTCAGTATAGAAAATACCATCATCAACATTCTGGAAACTATCCGACTGTTAGTGCGGGTGCGTATGATCCGCAAAGACTGCCACCGATGTTCGAGTTCTCTAAACCGGCTCAGTTTCCGGCTTCAGCAGGCTCTGAGGAAAATAGTTTGTCGTACAGTTCAAAATCAAACAGTGGAATAGCGACAACAATGTCATCGACAACTGAAGAAGAAATGTCAGAAATTAGTCCAGGAAATGCGGGTCAGTCTGGTACGGGTGTTAAATTAGCTTATAGCAGCGAATCTTCTCCAAATACCGCAAATACAACAGAAGCGGTGTTCTCACCCTATGTTATGTATAAGGTACCTTTCTCAAATTACTCTGACAGAGGGATAAGGCAGCGGACGTCATCAGAAAATTACAAGCAGGGATATGAAGAGGAGGGCGGCGAAAATAAGTACAAGTCTCAGTATCCGACTCAAGACGGGGCTCAGGGGTCCCAGTCTGAAACAGAAACATATTGCGGAGCGGAGAGCAGGGAGTATCAGTCAGAATTGGGTGAAATTTATCGACTGCCCAAAAAACTTgaatcaaaaatgtataaacagagTAGCTCAGTGAGAAAGCATCCAAAAAGTGGTACGGAACGTAGAAGTTCTGAAACTTTGTCTGTTCATAGTTTTGAATCGAGTTCAAGCCAGTCTGTCATTCACGTGAAGGATGAAGATACAAGCACAGGTGACACAGTGAAAAGCCCGGATGTGATCTCGCAAAGCGaaatttcaaaaagttttgagGAGGCGGTAAAAATACAACAGAGTATATTTCATTCTAGCTTAGGCCTATTTTCTCCCCTACAAAGACAGTTTCTTCAACCGACCAGGCCATGTCCTCAACGTGAAAGAAGCCAGTCCTTGAGTGATTTTCATACATTGACTTCTCCTGAAATGGTGACACACGTTGGTCGTGCTCGTTTCCCAAGTTCAAGTTATGCTGAAAATTTGGACACTCCTCTTGTTATTGACGATGATTCAAAAACAGAAGGTGATACGCGGGAAGGGCTTGATTTAAGTAATAAAAAACGTAAAATGTCAGTAGATGATATCTACACCTCGGCGGCAGATGACCAGATGGAAGCGGCTGGTGTAAATGTACCAGCCAATCAGAACGAAGAACAAGAATACGAAAGACTGATGCAGGCTCAAAGTGGCGGCGCTACAGGAAGGGACGATTCGTCGTCTGGAAGTACGAAGAAATATGGAAAGGGTAACTTTATCAAAGTTGCAACAGGTTATCAGTGTAGAATTTGTTGCCGTGTTATACGGCACATGAATAATACGACAGCACATATGCGTATTCATGCAAACGTGAAGCCGTACAAATGCCAGGTGTGCAATCAGCAATTCAAATACGAAGTTGATCGCCGTTACCATTTCTCCAAGAATCACGTGGATCTCTTTTCAAAAATGTACTTTCCCGAAGAAAAGAAATCAGGATGA